One region of Sulfuriroseicoccus oceanibius genomic DNA includes:
- a CDS encoding adenylosuccinate synthase, with the protein MSNTIILGTQWGDEGKGKVVDFLTEEAAVVVRAQGGNNAGHTVIANGKKYTLHLIPSGILWSGKTCIIGNGVVLDPGALLAEIDTLITEGIEVSAEKLKISDRAHITLPIHRALDKAREALRGSNAIGTTGRGIGPTYAEKINRTGLRMVDLLVPERVEERVTECVKLGNPILEAAGMDPLDPAPMVEELLKHAERLRPHVCDTVSFLAGAIEAGVSILFEGAQGTYLDIDHGSYPFVTSSNTSAGGTLTGSGVPPRAIDRVIGVTKAYTTRVGAGPFPSENAAFSEYMHEKGLEFGATTGRPRRCGWLDVPLLRYARMVNGIDELAMTVLDGLDERDEVSICTHYLINGERVDLPPAAVEDLEAAIPQFESMPGWKCDTTQCKSFDDLPPAAVAYLERIEELTGMPVTILGVGPDREQTLVKG; encoded by the coding sequence ATGTCCAACACCATCATTCTAGGCACCCAGTGGGGCGACGAAGGAAAAGGTAAAGTCGTGGATTTCCTCACTGAGGAAGCCGCGGTGGTCGTGCGTGCCCAGGGAGGCAACAACGCCGGCCACACCGTCATCGCCAACGGCAAAAAGTACACACTTCACCTGATCCCATCCGGCATCCTCTGGTCCGGTAAAACCTGCATCATCGGTAATGGCGTGGTGCTCGACCCAGGCGCACTGCTCGCTGAGATCGACACCCTGATCACCGAAGGCATCGAAGTCAGCGCGGAGAAACTCAAGATCTCCGACCGCGCGCACATCACTCTTCCAATCCACCGCGCACTCGACAAAGCACGCGAAGCGCTGCGTGGATCGAACGCAATCGGCACCACCGGTCGCGGCATCGGCCCGACCTACGCCGAGAAAATCAACCGCACCGGTCTGCGCATGGTCGACCTGCTCGTCCCTGAGCGCGTCGAAGAACGCGTCACCGAATGCGTCAAGCTGGGCAACCCAATTCTCGAAGCCGCCGGCATGGACCCTCTCGATCCAGCGCCAATGGTCGAAGAACTCCTCAAGCACGCCGAGCGCCTGCGCCCACACGTGTGCGACACCGTCTCGTTCCTCGCCGGAGCCATCGAAGCCGGCGTCTCGATTCTGTTTGAAGGCGCCCAGGGCACCTACCTCGACATCGACCACGGATCGTACCCATTCGTCACCTCGTCGAACACATCGGCAGGCGGAACCCTTACGGGATCCGGCGTTCCACCACGCGCAATTGACCGCGTGATCGGCGTGACCAAGGCCTACACCACCCGCGTTGGTGCCGGCCCATTCCCAAGTGAGAACGCCGCGTTCTCCGAGTACATGCACGAGAAGGGCCTCGAGTTCGGCGCCACCACCGGTCGCCCACGTCGTTGCGGATGGCTCGACGTGCCACTGCTCCGCTACGCACGCATGGTCAACGGCATCGACGAACTCGCCATGACCGTGCTCGACGGACTCGACGAGCGCGACGAAGTCAGCATCTGCACCCATTACCTCATCAATGGCGAGCGTGTTGACCTTCCACCAGCAGCCGTCGAAGACCTCGAGGCCGCGATTCCTCAGTTTGAGTCGATGCCAGGCTGGAAGTGCGACACCACGCAGTGCAAGTCGTTCGACGACCTTCCGCCTGCAGCCGTCGCTTACCTCGAGCGCATCGAGGAGCTCACCGGCATGCCAGTGACCATCCTCGGCGTTGGTCCGGACCGCGAACAAACACTAGTCAAAGGATAA
- a CDS encoding isoprenyl transferase: MATPPAQPKIPKHVAIIMDGNGRWARERGLPRAAGHKAGAEAVRETIQGCRDLGVEFLTLYAFSSENWDRPKSEVSALMKLLEKFLKDKADELMEWDVRLQAIGRLHDLPDSCQRQLHQTIERTANNKGLTLILALSYGGREEIIDGVKSVIKAVQAGHIDDAMITSESFSQHLYTRYFPDPDLLIRTSGEMRLSNFLLWQVSYAEFVVLQKCWPDFRAGDLRDAVAEFGRRHRRYGKV, translated from the coding sequence ATGGCAACGCCCCCCGCACAGCCAAAGATCCCGAAACACGTCGCCATCATTATGGACGGCAACGGACGCTGGGCCCGTGAACGCGGACTCCCTCGCGCAGCTGGCCACAAGGCCGGTGCGGAAGCCGTTCGTGAGACCATTCAAGGCTGCCGCGATCTGGGGGTCGAGTTCCTCACTCTCTACGCATTCTCCTCGGAAAACTGGGACCGCCCAAAATCCGAGGTCAGCGCGTTGATGAAGCTGCTCGAGAAGTTCCTCAAGGACAAAGCAGACGAGCTCATGGAGTGGGATGTGCGCTTGCAAGCCATCGGCCGCCTCCACGACTTGCCGGACTCCTGCCAGCGCCAGCTCCACCAAACCATCGAGCGCACCGCTAACAACAAAGGACTCACACTCATCCTCGCCCTCTCCTACGGCGGACGCGAAGAAATCATCGACGGTGTGAAGTCCGTCATCAAAGCGGTGCAAGCCGGCCATATCGACGACGCGATGATCACATCGGAGTCGTTCTCACAGCACCTCTACACCCGCTATTTCCCGGATCCGGATTTGCTCATCCGCACCAGTGGCGAGATGCGCCTTTCCAACTTCCTGCTGTGGCAGGTCTCGTACGCCGAGTTTGTCGTCCTCCAAAAGTGCTGGCCGGACTTCCGCGCCGGCGACCTCCGCGACGCCGTGGCCGAGTTCGGTCGCCGCCATCGCCGCTACGGCAAGGTCTAG
- a CDS encoding L,D-transpeptidase family protein, whose protein sequence is MTAHRKSTTRRTITLLAAAALGVLASCQVAPTRLEGETLYLHDIAPANTGYVPTSRNSAIDTVSYWDGDSASGSPSIRINLAEQKAYFYKGSTLVGISMISSGREGYNTPRGRFKITQKNADHRSNLYGEIYDSSGNVINNDADSRVDKVPRGGRFVGAPMPYFMRIHGGVGMHAGYLPGYAASHGCIRMPEHMAESFFKNVSTGTPVTVE, encoded by the coding sequence ATGACCGCCCACCGCAAATCAACCACCCGCCGAACCATTACCTTGCTAGCAGCCGCCGCATTGGGCGTGCTCGCATCGTGCCAGGTCGCCCCAACGCGACTCGAAGGAGAAACCCTCTACCTCCACGACATCGCCCCAGCCAACACGGGCTACGTGCCTACCAGCCGTAACTCCGCCATCGACACCGTATCCTACTGGGACGGCGACAGCGCATCCGGCTCACCTTCCATCCGTATCAACCTGGCGGAACAAAAAGCCTACTTCTACAAAGGCTCGACTCTCGTCGGTATCTCGATGATCTCCAGCGGACGCGAAGGCTACAACACACCACGCGGACGCTTCAAAATCACCCAGAAAAACGCCGACCACCGCTCAAACCTCTACGGCGAAATCTACGACAGCAGCGGCAACGTCATCAACAACGACGCCGACTCACGCGTCGACAAAGTCCCACGCGGCGGACGGTTCGTCGGTGCCCCAATGCCATACTTCATGCGCATCCACGGAGGTGTGGGGATGCACGCAGGCTACCTGCCCGGCTACGCAGCATCCCACGGCTGCATCCGCATGCCCGAGCACATGGCGGAATCGTTCTTCAAAAACGTCAGCACCGGCACCCCAGTCACCGTCGAATAA
- a CDS encoding rhodanese-like domain-containing protein: MTTSNEPISFQIDCESLRDLLTQPKPPRLIDCREADELAVCAIEGAQHCPLSTWMAHWEQWFTNQSDHVVIFCHHGVRSMRATAFLRDKGFSNVQSLDGGIDAWATVIDHSMKRY, encoded by the coding sequence ATGACCACCAGCAACGAACCCATCTCGTTCCAGATCGATTGCGAATCCCTGCGCGACCTGCTCACCCAACCCAAGCCACCGCGCCTCATCGACTGCCGAGAAGCCGATGAGCTCGCCGTTTGCGCCATCGAGGGTGCCCAGCACTGCCCGCTGAGCACGTGGATGGCACATTGGGAGCAATGGTTCACCAACCAAAGCGACCACGTTGTCATCTTCTGCCACCACGGCGTCCGCTCGATGCGCGCCACCGCATTCCTGCGCGACAAAGGCTTCTCTAACGTCCAGTCGCTCGACGGAGGAATCGACGCCTGGGCCACCGTCATCGACCACTCGATGAAGCGCTACTAA
- a CDS encoding DUF1232 domain-containing protein produces MANQKSAPEDNPTGCLGKIFALIGAAISGLYLLNPTLGWVELIPDNIPGVGNLDEAFFTGLLILSLAKLGVRLPWLNRNRPPSKETPVTVDEDK; encoded by the coding sequence ATGGCCAACCAAAAATCAGCCCCTGAAGACAACCCCACCGGCTGTCTCGGCAAAATCTTCGCACTCATCGGCGCCGCCATCAGCGGACTCTACCTTTTGAACCCAACTCTGGGCTGGGTCGAACTCATCCCCGATAACATCCCTGGCGTCGGTAACCTCGACGAAGCCTTCTTCACCGGACTCCTTATCCTCTCACTCGCCAAACTCGGCGTCCGACTCCCCTGGCTGAACCGGAACCGCCCACCATCGAAAGAGACACCAGTGACAGTCGACGAGGATAAATAA
- a CDS encoding IS110 family transposase, translated as MNTQNKHYIGVDVSKDKLDFYHPKTKRSWTVPNTPSKVKSELLKLSKQQDEIHIICEPTGGYEKCLLAQALELNIPISLVNPKRARAFAEAMGISAKTDAMDATVLSRFGESITPASRVKPTALQEKMSAIARIKDRFTRQAAAQKTALQKVTDSFVKKELKTQIQSLERAIARCQKQLDTLIAKDAVLREKKRKIESIKGLGLAASTVFLSEMPELGAITDNQASALVGVAPFNKDTGTHSGKRHVRGGRHLLRRSLYMPALCATNHNPILKEFYGRLIAKGKPHHVAITAVIRKLVRLVNRLLSDPNFEPIKQN; from the coding sequence ATGAACACTCAGAACAAACACTATATCGGCGTCGATGTCAGCAAAGATAAACTCGACTTTTATCACCCCAAAACAAAGCGCTCCTGGACCGTTCCCAACACTCCATCAAAGGTAAAATCGGAGCTCCTCAAGCTATCCAAACAACAGGACGAAATCCACATCATCTGTGAGCCTACCGGTGGCTATGAAAAGTGCCTCCTCGCTCAAGCATTGGAGCTAAACATTCCCATCAGCCTGGTTAATCCAAAGCGAGCACGAGCATTTGCCGAGGCCATGGGAATCTCAGCGAAAACTGACGCGATGGATGCCACGGTCTTGTCTCGCTTCGGAGAGTCGATCACCCCGGCATCCCGCGTAAAACCTACAGCTCTGCAGGAGAAGATGTCAGCGATCGCCAGGATTAAGGATCGTTTCACCCGCCAAGCTGCAGCTCAGAAAACGGCCCTTCAAAAGGTCACCGACAGCTTTGTGAAGAAGGAGCTCAAGACCCAAATCCAAAGCCTTGAGCGAGCGATTGCTCGTTGCCAAAAGCAACTCGACACACTCATTGCGAAAGACGCCGTGCTGCGTGAGAAGAAGCGCAAAATCGAGTCGATCAAAGGACTTGGTCTGGCTGCATCCACGGTCTTCTTGTCTGAAATGCCAGAACTGGGCGCAATCACCGACAACCAGGCTTCGGCTTTAGTTGGAGTTGCGCCATTCAACAAAGACACCGGCACTCATAGCGGCAAGAGGCACGTCCGCGGAGGAAGGCATTTACTCCGGCGCAGCCTCTACATGCCTGCTCTATGCGCCACGAACCACAACCCGATTTTGAAGGAATTTTATGGCCGTCTGATCGCCAAAGGAAAACCTCATCATGTCGCCATCACCGCCGTGATCCGAAAGCTTGTCAGACTCGTAAACCGCCTTCTTTCCGACCCCAATTTCGAGCCGATAAAACAAAATTAG
- a CDS encoding RidA family protein, with translation MSEAITDTIAERIAALGYTLPEAPAPAGSYVNCVRSGNLLHLAGGISIDGDRKFLGKVGVDVTLEEAQEAARICILNRLAVVKAEVGSLDKITRIVALGGFVNSPADFYDHPKVINGASDLLLEIFGEKGKHSRTALGAAALPLNVAVEINAVIEVEPEA, from the coding sequence ATGTCCGAAGCTATTACCGACACCATCGCCGAGCGCATCGCCGCTCTGGGTTACACCCTGCCTGAAGCCCCGGCCCCTGCCGGCTCCTATGTCAACTGCGTCCGCAGTGGCAACCTGCTCCACCTCGCCGGCGGCATCTCCATCGATGGAGACCGCAAATTCCTCGGCAAGGTCGGCGTCGACGTCACCCTCGAAGAGGCGCAGGAAGCCGCCCGCATCTGCATCCTCAACCGCCTCGCCGTCGTCAAAGCCGAGGTCGGATCACTCGACAAGATCACCCGCATCGTCGCCCTCGGCGGGTTCGTCAACTCACCTGCCGACTTCTACGACCACCCGAAAGTCATCAACGGAGCCTCCGACCTCCTGCTCGAAATCTTCGGCGAAAAAGGCAAACACAGCCGCACCGCTCTCGGCGCAGCCGCCCTGCCTCTCAATGTCGCTGTCGAAATCAACGCCGTCATCGAAGTCGAGCCAGAGGCGTAA
- the mnmH gene encoding tRNA 2-selenouridine(34) synthase MnmH, which yields MTPHKRIDASDISHLSPAADEIIDVRSPAEFAEDHVPGAINLPVLSDAERKEVGTIYKQVSPFEAKRTGAALITANISRHLSAHFADKPRDYKPVVYCWRGGQRSQSLVTILQAIGWYVRIVDGGYKAYRATVMEANKSIPPTLRFVVVGGLTGSGKTKLLHTMERAGAQVLDLEGLAHHRGSLLGDYPDGQPHQKSFESRIAAALQSFSPDHPVFVESESSRIGKIHVPDGLWEQLKASPRIELEASVDTRTSITMDEYRDFLDDPEPLITKLSYLRRIRGNDMVDQWITAARNSDWIPLVRSLLVDHYDPSYSHAQKTNYRDPVARVSLADHTAPAFESAARQMIALGEEHVAK from the coding sequence ATGACTCCCCACAAACGCATCGATGCCTCTGACATCAGCCACCTCAGCCCGGCGGCCGATGAGATCATTGACGTGCGTTCGCCTGCGGAGTTCGCGGAAGACCACGTGCCTGGCGCCATCAACCTGCCGGTGCTCAGCGATGCCGAGCGCAAGGAGGTCGGCACCATCTACAAACAGGTGTCCCCATTTGAAGCCAAGCGCACCGGCGCAGCACTCATCACCGCCAACATTTCCCGCCATCTGTCAGCCCATTTCGCTGACAAACCGCGCGACTACAAACCCGTCGTCTACTGCTGGCGCGGCGGCCAGCGGTCCCAAAGTCTCGTCACGATTCTCCAAGCCATCGGCTGGTACGTGCGCATCGTCGACGGTGGATACAAAGCCTACCGCGCCACTGTCATGGAGGCCAACAAGAGTATCCCACCCACCTTGCGTTTCGTGGTCGTGGGCGGCCTCACAGGGTCAGGTAAAACCAAGCTACTCCACACCATGGAGCGTGCCGGTGCCCAAGTGCTCGACCTCGAAGGTCTCGCCCACCACCGGGGCTCGCTGCTCGGCGACTACCCGGACGGCCAACCCCACCAGAAGTCCTTCGAATCCCGCATCGCCGCGGCGCTCCAATCGTTCTCCCCGGACCACCCGGTTTTCGTCGAATCTGAAAGCTCGCGCATCGGCAAGATCCACGTTCCCGACGGGCTGTGGGAACAACTCAAAGCCTCGCCTCGCATCGAGCTCGAAGCCTCAGTCGATACCCGCACGTCCATCACCATGGACGAATACCGTGACTTCCTCGACGATCCCGAGCCGCTCATCACCAAGCTCAGCTACCTCCGCCGCATCCGCGGCAACGACATGGTAGACCAGTGGATCACCGCCGCCCGCAACTCCGACTGGATCCCACTGGTCCGCTCGCTGCTCGTCGACCACTACGACCCCAGCTACTCGCACGCCCAAAAAACAAACTACCGCGATCCAGTAGCCCGCGTCAGCCTGGCCGACCACACCGCCCCAGCCTTCGAGTCCGCCGCCCGGCAAATGATCGCCCTCGGCGAAGAACACGTCGCCAAGTAA
- a CDS encoding GH25 family lysozyme, producing the protein MKWGKIRWLTYMLVVVGLVAYWRGWWVPNAPSVSRYPVRGIDVSHHNGEVRWDSVGSEGIDFVFIKATEGADWQDPRFRSNWDGAQGAGLKVGAYHFFRTTSSGADQAMNFIATVPRLNDALPPVIDLEFSRESAVMKDDEFFEQLEVMRGRLREYYGVDPIIYTVRGFYDDYLTGIDVEHFWLRSTNGEPDWASDAWVFWQYTDRGRVRGIEGQVDLNVYRGDLAELEAMLIPGR; encoded by the coding sequence ATGAAATGGGGGAAGATACGCTGGCTGACCTATATGTTAGTGGTGGTCGGCCTTGTTGCCTATTGGCGCGGGTGGTGGGTGCCGAATGCCCCGTCGGTGAGCCGGTATCCAGTGAGGGGGATCGATGTTTCACATCATAATGGTGAAGTGAGGTGGGATTCGGTTGGATCAGAAGGTATCGATTTCGTGTTCATCAAGGCGACGGAAGGCGCAGATTGGCAAGATCCAAGGTTTCGTTCCAATTGGGATGGAGCACAGGGTGCTGGCTTGAAAGTAGGTGCGTACCATTTCTTCAGAACAACGAGCTCAGGCGCGGATCAGGCGATGAATTTCATCGCCACTGTTCCTCGGCTGAATGACGCGCTTCCTCCTGTGATTGATTTGGAATTCAGTCGCGAATCAGCCGTCATGAAAGACGATGAGTTCTTCGAGCAGCTGGAGGTGATGCGGGGACGTTTGCGGGAGTATTACGGGGTGGATCCCATCATCTACACAGTGCGCGGATTTTATGATGATTACCTTACTGGTATCGACGTGGAGCACTTTTGGTTGCGGTCGACAAACGGTGAGCCGGATTGGGCATCGGATGCGTGGGTGTTTTGGCAATACACCGATCGAGGGCGAGTGAGGGGAATCGAGGGGCAGGTCGATTTGAATGTTTACAGGGGAGACCTTGCTGAACTTGAAGCAATGCTGATCCCAGGTCGTTGA
- a CDS encoding DUF5069 domain-containing protein: MSHQHYTWDQTFRELFERSLERYNSGDTNLDNYYTTDDLLFLAAIGCKPREFFDFVEDYGDAQTPSIETAILIAAVRRDYFLTIQHGQASTEEMKPNELPGRNEELAGHPWLPRIIQKARNKLRGENDPDIMYGCGGDRRFLTQYDIHPADFLRVVWAAGDNDQRIIDYVNQRSAGKG, encoded by the coding sequence ATGAGCCACCAACACTACACCTGGGACCAGACCTTCCGCGAGTTGTTCGAACGTTCACTCGAGCGCTACAACAGCGGCGACACCAACCTCGACAACTACTACACCACTGACGACTTGTTGTTCCTCGCCGCCATCGGCTGCAAGCCGCGCGAGTTCTTCGACTTCGTCGAGGACTACGGCGACGCCCAGACACCGTCGATCGAAACCGCAATCCTCATCGCCGCCGTGCGCCGCGACTACTTCCTCACCATCCAGCACGGCCAGGCCAGCACCGAGGAAATGAAGCCCAACGAACTACCAGGACGCAACGAGGAACTCGCCGGCCACCCATGGCTGCCGCGTATCATTCAAAAAGCACGCAACAAACTGCGCGGCGAAAACGATCCCGACATCATGTACGGCTGCGGCGGCGACCGACGCTTCCTCACCCAGTACGACATCCATCCAGCCGACTTCCTGCGCGTCGTCTGGGCCGCCGGCGACAACGACCAACGCATCATCGACTACGTCAACCAGCGCTCCGCCGGCAAAGGGTAA
- a CDS encoding deoxycytidylate deaminase, with the protein MPRIQIPEYAMALADMACLRSEDPYRQVGAAALDFENRVIGTAYNGLAPKFDAPEGFWDDRDQRRKYMIHAEVNLCSLFKRGEARLVAVTAKPCTSCMQMLCAYGVKEIYYRDDYPASEADHLAELYGIKLQQVTDYPRATEPQG; encoded by the coding sequence ATGCCTCGCATTCAGATTCCCGAATACGCCATGGCCCTGGCTGACATGGCCTGCCTGCGCTCCGAAGATCCGTACCGTCAGGTCGGTGCGGCGGCGCTCGATTTTGAAAACCGCGTGATTGGCACGGCCTACAATGGATTGGCTCCCAAGTTCGACGCCCCCGAGGGGTTCTGGGACGACCGCGACCAGCGCCGCAAGTACATGATCCACGCCGAGGTGAACCTGTGCTCGCTCTTCAAGCGCGGCGAGGCGCGGTTGGTGGCGGTCACGGCCAAGCCGTGCACGTCGTGCATGCAGATGCTCTGCGCCTATGGCGTGAAGGAGATCTACTACCGCGACGACTACCCAGCCTCCGAGGCCGACCATCTCGCTGAGTTGTATGGTATCAAATTGCAACAGGTCACCGA